Within Lolium rigidum isolate FL_2022 chromosome 5, APGP_CSIRO_Lrig_0.1, whole genome shotgun sequence, the genomic segment ggtcgtggactattttgccttgttgttccttcgggaggtgttgatacaaacaccgttcccatggctccaactcctgccattgccatgttgtacagtgcctcccttggatctcctggaggtggcctggacgcaaggataaaggcttgtgtcgccatatacccagcttctggtgtcttggggataatattccctctcgtgtctatcgacatgaaagacatgtcgaggttttgaaccaagtgctctctttctccttcgggtatatgttgcaaccttgaccttgctctgtttcgagcttCCCTGCGGCTATCTCCtgaagttccagattgtcgactcagctctgcccttcgcctgcttgacgcagaggctgtctcctttcttctgttcagggcggctgtctgtttttccaattccctcgcagcccgtgcgagcctatattggtatgcttgcaactcttctggcgtggctgttgtggccattggttctgagccatccatagctcttgcggctctatcccatgctgcttgcgggagttgaactctatcacgAGGCTCAGATCCGATATATTTGTTGCCTAGACCTCGTCGtaaatcagagggatcgacatatggatttcccaaatcgtcgaaagcctcagatgtttcctcctgatcgcggcttggctctccgatggcataaatctgatggtattttgtattcagatctgtgctgggtttggtgacaccatcataaagattggtgaagaccttgcccactgtagtggatttgtcgatgaagttgaagctgtcgacactgctcgagtcatcgcttatataggagtccgtagatgactcgaaggacatgtcgctgaagatcttggcgagcttttcgcttgccctggtgctgatgaagcgtggcaatgaagtctcctcttcgcctgactcgatcgacgatgttgagttcgaaaaatcggagtcgaccgccgacaatcccgacgatattggaatttcgagacgatacgttccctctttctcgacgcgaaagtggaatcttccgaatgtcatctccataggatcctccagatacgcatatgcatccaaacgggagggcgggtgaggaacaaaatcgacaggaccagttgcgatctgtttacctcgatccatcgcgtttcttgctgttgatgaagtcgatgatcttgaacgtgccatcgataccagatccttgacgcctctaattcccacagacggcgccaattgacaagggattaacttgtcaatgcctactgatggtagactagggtttagttggaagtagagggcaagtagatctcgaaggtttcagccgaaaagtactcgacgattatgaaaactagggtttgtgagacaatgattcgatgctttctttgtccctcgactccccttatataggaggtggagccgagggattcgtgaggtacaagttacagagtccgggaaggtctctaactcttcccgcaatattacaaataatgcttcctattacaactctagctttccttaatagtatcttgggcttctgaatcttcttatccttcgggtcgtgggccttcagtaaaccccgggtaccttcttcggcaggcccattggggatgcctatgtcaagcgGCGCCCAGTTGAACTGCACTGGCGGCACGCCGGAGGCGAACCGTGACGCCGGGTggacctgcaagggagcgggagttccaggacgcagctgggaacttgCCGTGCTCAacgacgaggccggaggagcgacaccggcgatcccctctctcttgacgccggcgatcccctctccGCTAAACTCAGATGAAGGGCTACTTGTGCGATGTCAGCTTTCATCTGCATCTGCCacgcctgctggttggcggccgcggcagtcttTTCCTTCAGGttcttgcgccggccgcgacgcttcgcggcctcgatgattttctcctccttggagagcaccttctttgccgccttcagctttgcctcccggccgccgccgatggcggcccgctttgcttccgcgcGGAGCTGCaacctccattgtggctatggtcgtggctacccgggagtgtggggcggcggcgggtgcaagGGTTTGCTCggcatccatggtggtggctgcggcggcgaggacgtccatcgcttctggactgctcgcacCGGTCGACTTTAAtatttcgcgcggggaatggccactGGCGGAAATAATATCAGCCTACCTGCCACTGatctttttcggcggacactcggcgcgaccgcggagacgcaaacctggcgtatttggtccaggtttgcgtcgccgcggacggcccggtcactttgcgtcgccccactgAAGCAGGggacagacgcatttccggtcaaggCAGACGGAAACGGTCGCTCACATcaggccgttggagatgcccttactccaTCTATCCCGATGGTGTACTTCTCATGCATAGGCTCTGTACTTCCCCAGAGACTTGGTCGGGCTCAGCCGATCAGTTAATGATCAAGAGTATCGTCTCTGTGAATGTCATGAGCAACAAAGGGCTACGGGCAGCCGGATTGCTCCAAAATGGCGAATGTTTCGGAGATAGAGAGGTGGGCGCAATGGAGGGATTTGCCTTGGAGGTGAATGGCGGCCTTTAGCTGACTAGCAAAAGAAGCAACATTCTTTTCCAGGAATCGCATGTTCTTGCTCCGCGCTTTTGGTTCAGGCAAGCCCCACGCTCATACTCATACATCGCATGCTCTTGCCAAATTACGGCATATAAGGTGCTCTGAGCCAAGTACCATTGCAGCTTATTTTATTCTACACCATATCTCACTGAAGTCGGTAATGGAACTATTGGATCATTTTCTCAACAAAATGGCAGTTACACACAAGAAGAATCTCTGGAATGTGGAAAAGAGCGCGAACCGTGCAAGGCCAGTTCTCTCATAAGATGATAGTGACGACTCTAATAAGCGTGGCAGTTACAATGATGAGGATTTCAAGATGCTGTCAAACTTGCGCTGCTGCAAAACATAACAGTTAAAACATTACAGGAGTAACAGGAGTACAGCTTCTGGAGTACTTCGACGGAAGTACAAAGATGGCATACGAGACACTGTTACCTCGGAAATTGGCATTTTGGTTCGCACAGCCTCAACTTTTGACAAGTCGATATCTGCTACTGCAAATCCAGTGGACAGTCGATCTgtagaaaaaaaattatattacaATCAAAAGACCATACAAGTGGCAATACATTGTAGAACTTGTTCCACATATTGTATTGTAAACATTGAATAAAAGACGAACACAAAATTATCAGCATATAAAAGAAAGGCACTCTTGATGGTTCTTATAACTAAAGTAATATACAAAATCTGAAAAGGACCAAAGATAATATCCCAAGTCTCAACACAAGAATCATAACTTAAAATTAAATAAAATGAAAAGCTATACCTGGAAGTCGAGCTATAACTACTCCCCATGGGTCAATAATTATAGAATCACCGTAGCTTTCTCTTTTCTCATTGTGTTTTCCAGCTTGAGCCGCAGCAATAACCTGGGGAATATTTGAAAGTTATTTTTAAGTTGCCTAACTTAGAAAGCTAACAAACAATTTTGATATTTCTCTGAATTCCATATAATGCCAAGGCTTTTGAAATAAGCAAAGCTCGACTGTTTTGAATCTCCAACCAGAGACCACAAATTATTCACCTCCACTGCTGCGATGTGGTTCAAACATGTGTTCCATGGTGTGAAACTGCCAACACAGTAGGTATTTGActaaaaaaaaatctgacattaACTTTTAATTTATCGTATCATGCTGTGTCAACTATATGAAACATTAGAACCCTACATGTAAAGCTGAAAAAGAAAATCCTACATGCAAAAGTTAACGAGCAGCAAAAAGGGTTAGATTTACGTACATAACATTTTGTCTCGATTGCACGAACACGAAGAAGAATTTCCCAGTGTGCCTCCCCGGTTACCTTTGTGAACGCAGATGGTACAAGCAAGAGCTAACAAAAGATGAAATTATAAGAAAATACTAGAAAAGTATGCAATTGTTTTGACATTTTGAAAGGGGTATGAATGCATGATGAAAAAGATCTTAATATAAAGCCAGCTTAAATCTTATGCATACACAATCACCTGTGCTTGGTGCTTAAAACGCAAACATTGATAAATCTCTGGAAATCTCAAATCATAGCAAACCGTAAGCCCCAATCGTCCAAAAGGGCTATCCGCCGCAACGACAGTATCACCTGATAAGATAGTAGATATATCATGAAAAATCACATATAAATGTGAAGTAGAAATCAATTGGATACTCTGCAGGTACTATTAGAGTACTATGTTGAATCCCTTCCGCAGTCAAGAAAAGCTGAAATATGGCAGCTTGGTTGGTTGGGTTTTTTGGAAAAAATATCTTGGTTAGTTGGTTGGTTGAATGCGCAGAACAGTGTAAAATTTACTTATCCTTATACAATTTCCTAATGATCTAAGCAGATAAGATTTTCTACTAGAAATAACATTTTATAAGAGAATGAGAGAGCAATAAGCTAGTTTTCCAGTTTATGCTGAATTTCTGATACAAAGATCCTGTCGAACGTCATTGCAATATCATTCATAATCACTGGCAGAAGACATGCATCAGTGTGAAAAGAACAGATAATTGCAAGACTTTCTAACACTTACTCGCTTAGCTTGACAGCACAGAAAACACTAATATTACCAGTGATACATATTTACTGTCTTACAAAATCTACTAAGACGGTAAAGATCATTGAAAATTGCAAACCAGATACAGCATATAAAATTTTGTAGAAAGTTTAGGAATCCAGAATAAACAGGGCACAGAATACTGCTGCCAGTCGAATATGATCTCTATCATTTGAAGTTGTGTAACTAAATGGCATTAAGAAAAGTAACGTCAAGTTAGAAACTAAAGCTAAATTTAACATGAGTAAATTTATAGGACACACTTATGCAGCACCATCGGTATAAATGATTTGAAAAAAAATGCAACAGATAAAATGGCCGTTTGCTCTTTGAGGACCcacaaacatttagcacataatagAGAAAACTGGGAAAACTTTAGAATTTAATAAGTAAACACCTGCTGTCGTGAATCGGCTTTCCTTATACACCATATTGCCAGGTACATCGACATCAAACCTTCAGCATAATAATCCCAATGTGAATAACCAAACTACAGTGTTGCAAATGCACCACAACAAGAAGGAAAAGGTAAAGGAAGAAATAAGCAATAGTCATTTACCCAAAGTTCATTATTCAGACGGACGTTCAGAATATAGCTCTGTGGCTTCGTGGTTGCTAAGGTATATTTATTAAAATCCATGGCCTGCCAAAATGTAGTCACGGTCAATGTTTCTCTTATCCGGAAGTGACAATATATATGCAGCATATAACACTTGAATGCATCTCATCGTTCCCTTACCTATGTAAATTGAAAACCTACTTTTCAACATTCTATGGATGCCATAGAATAGGCAGCTAAAATAAAGTGCTTCCAAGTATTTCTGAAAGCAAATTTCTCCCAAGAGCCATGGAAGAGGCACTTACAAATGTATTTTTTGATATGAGCTCCTAACTTTTCCAGAGTCATCGATTAATACGTGAGTATTGTACTGGTGTGAATCATCCGGCCCTTTCTCTTGAAACCCTCCAAGAGACAACCACATACTTGAGTCACTGCAGAATGAAGCTAAGGTAAAGGACCCAACAGCCTAATTCACTCATTCAACAAAACTTAAATCACAAATGAAAATCTGGTGTCAATACACAGCTGGAGCAACACATACACTTGTGTTCTTATCCGTACAGGCTAAAAGATGTACAAAGGAGAAAGACGCATACTGAACATATGGTTAGAAGATTCATTTGTAAGATGGCGTACTGAGTTAGACACTACGAAACAACGACTGCTAAATCTAAAGAGTTGATACAATATAAACACAAAGGCTAGTAGCTGAAGTAGATCAGGAAATCAAAAGATATACTATAGTCACTACAAAATCCAAATGAGAAGGCTCTGCTGTGAGAATGGCAAAAGAAAATTGAGAAATATGTTCTTACTGACTTTGCAAGTGAGCAGTATCTCTGCATTATTGGGCCATCCAATGATTCGGCTATCTTAACCGACTCTCCATCCTTGGATCCTATGAATGAGAAGACCTCAGGGAAGCAGAGAAATTTCACTCCGGCGGCAGCAGCTTCCTACGAAAAGATCATCTCAGGTTGGTCTACTCTGCGTTGATCTGGTATTCTAGTATAAAGTGGAGTAGGAAAACTGAAAGGAACAGCACTGAATATTGCAGGAAGAATAAAGCCAATGAAGACACCGATAGAGCATAGAGCTCAGTTTTCGTGCATCCCTGATCCCACAAGAGCATATGATATCTAATGCCGATTTTTCCATCCTATTTCTAGTTTTCGTGAGACGAAATGCAACCATTTCTGCAACTCCACAGCGAGAACACATTGCCTGATAGCTACACGCGGCAATTAGAGGCTTAGCTGCAGTTCCAAATCGCAGCAGGTGATCAGCTCTAATATCGCGGCGGCACGGCCGTGCAGGGTTAGGGTAAGAGAGTGAGGGGCTTGCCTTGGTGAGGCGGGAGCAGGTGGCGTAGTTGGCGTCCAGGTCCCCCATACTAGTCCCTGACAGTGGATTCACCTGATTGGATTAGATACATCTGTGATTCAGCTTGTGCAAGTTGTGGCACACAAAGGTGCTTGGAGCAGCAATAGTCTACCAGTGTCAGGAAAGATACGTATTTCAGAAGTGTGATGTGTTctgcatgattcatggctttgtgAGTGAGGATAAGAATGTTTATCACATCAGGACTGAGTGGGCTCGTGGTTTCACCTGATTGGATGACATAGGGCTGTAATTCATCTTGTGCAAGTTGTGGCACCCCCAGCTGCTTGGACAAGCAATGGCCTAAGTGTCAGGGAAGACAGAAATTTCGATTTGGTGAACTTCATAAGTGACTCTCGCGACCGCGTCgtcccccgcgggcgacggggccgcgccgccactcccCCTCGTCTAGCTCCCcctcctccccttctcctccGCCGTCGTCGGCGTGCGTCGCCGGGCAAGGcccgggcggcgccggcgccggcggccctCGACTTTCCCTCTCGGCGCGGCGCCCGCACGGGTAGGTGCGGCCGGGAGGTGCTCCTCGGCCGGCGGCGGTCCGGCGTGGCGGGGTGAGATCCCCAcgtcgggtgggaggaggggtggcggcgcggccgttggCGGCGGAGCGGCACAGGCGGCGGAGCGGCACAGGCGGCGCCATGGCAGGGCCgctcggcccagatctgggcccaggcAGGGCCCGGAGGGGCACGGCGGTGGCTCTGCTCTTGGCACGCCGGCGGCGCTCCCTGGAGGAAGAGAAGACAGGGCGGCggtgggtgggcggcggcggcacctCGGCCGGCCAGCCGCAGCGTAGCGGCGGGGCTTTACGGGCCCTTTGGGTCCGGCCGGGCCGGTTCGGGCCTGGTCCGCCTCGTAGCCTcgtccggtcggctaccgcgaaaGCGGTGGAGGCAGCTCCCTCCCGCGTGGCTGCGGTGCTGCTACCCCCGTCCCCGCTGCATCCCTTCTCTTCGTCTAGGCCTTGCTCCGGTGACCACAGTTAGGCGGCGAGGATGgctacaagaccgtggtggcgtgtgcGGGTGGGCGGCATGTTAGGTGGAGCACGTCGGAGCGTCCGGGGTGGTCGGTTtggtggtcgggagaaatcctcgtcggcatgctcgacaccgacgcggtgacgcctacGGGTGTCACCTTTCCTTCCCGAAGGGCGTCGGGTgtacctcctccccaatcccctccgcataccggggaaaccctaggactagtccggcaacgagcggcgtcatcgtcgtctccttggtgaaggtgttgcttggtatgcggtgcctcggcgtgctaggagcgtggtggtacttctccggagggcgcagcggttgcgggtcATCTTCGTTTTCGTCGATCCGCCGTGTCGGcattttttcttctttcctttcttcttcttttcttttgggcttggttgtgctgcggccccagcgcgttcgttgtatcgggccgtttgctatattaatatagcggggcgcaagcctatttcgaggaggtcaGGGAAGACACGTATTTCAGAAGTTTGATGTGTTCTGCATGAGTTGTGGCTTTGTGGGTGAGGATAGGAATGTTTATCGTATCAGGACCGCGTGGGCCCGTGGTTTCACCTGATTGGATTAGATACATCTGTGATTCAACTAGTGCAAGTTGTGGCACACGCAGCTGCTTGGAGAAAGCGACAGTTATCAGGTACATATTATAAGgggaaaaggaaaagaagaaaaagaaaaagaaaactgagGTAGAGAATGGGCTGCTATGCTTAAAAAGATGGGCTGCCTGGTGAAGTTGGTGGGCTGGACTGTTGAGTAGATGCTGCTCATGAAAATAAAATGGCCGGTTCAGAAAAAATAATATGTGTGGCCGTGTATTCTTCTTGGGCCTAGATGTTTTGATGGCAATGGGCTGTTTATTAGTCATTTCTTGGACAAGTGCTACTGCAGCGCACGTGTCCTCTATAATTTGTGGCAACACTATGGTAGCTTGCTTTCATATGCCCTCTATTATTGGTTGTCCACATAGTTGTagtatatagatagatagataaatATGCTCCATGGACTGTAGCTTCTGTTGCTTGCAAGGGATCTTGTTTCTTTAGATTTAGCTTGACTCTTCTTGCTTATATAGGACTTCTCTGTTCTAAGGTTGCTTCAGGTACAGAGGTGCATACGGAATACTTATAGCATGTTTTGTTTGTTTGTCTTTCTAATCGGTTCTACCATCGTCTCTTGTTGAGTATTGATTTCATTCTATTAATTTCCCCCTGTCTGCATGTAGGCATGTCTGCTGTATCATCATCAGATAGGTCTTTTATGAAAGAGATTTTCCTGGGAGATATTCAGCAAGACTCGTGTGTGTGCCTCATGCACTGTTGCTATTTGATTGAACCAAttggatcttttcagcagtggccagTTCGTGAGGTATTAGGAGCTGTTCGACGTAAGGTTGACGTACGTTATGGTTTTATCGTGCATTCATCTTCTGTCGACAAAATTATCCTTTCTTTTCCTCAACATGGTGATGCTTCACGGGCACAAGATTTTGCTCAGGAAAAGATATTTCTGTATGTTCATGGCTGTCGTTATCGGTTTACAGTTGACAATTCAGCTTTGTACCAAAGGACAGTACTTACAGATCAGCGGCTTGTTGTGACGGTAAGAAACTTACCTTTGCATATTTGGAACCACCGAGTTGTAGACCAGATTTTAAGTCCATACTGTGTAATGGAATATGTTGAGATGGAAACGAGACTAATGGAGGACATGTCTGGTTTTGTTTGTATAGTGCGTTCCCAACGGAATATTGCTATACCATCCAAAATTGTTGTTAGTATTGCGGATACTACTGTTAGTGGTCTAAATAGAGGTGATTCTTTGTTGCCTCTATTGCTTGACAGGTATACAATTTGCCTGGATAAAACAGAATATGTATTTGGCATTTCTCGTACATACAAGTATGAGCCACCGGTGATTGCAGCTCCTGAGTATGTAGTCAGCTTCCCAGAGTGCTACCTTTCGAACAATTTGATTGACCAATCTTTGGTGCAAAAGTTTTCTGCTACTGTTATTCTCACTGTTGTAGGTGGCAGTTATTGTCAGAGTTTCCCAAATGTTTGCAAAACTGTGCGTGACAGTGTGCACTTCAACGTACAGATCAAAGTTCTTGATGCAAAAACTTTTTTAGTTCATTTTTCATCGTTAACTACCCCTGCCAATTTATACGAAATTTTGTCAACAAGGTTGGAGTACTTAGTTGTTTCTGGTGAGATCACACTTACAAAGTGGACTCCGTCCTATGGTTCAGTTGGGTCTGTTCTTACCCAGATTGCTTACCTTACAATTACTGACATGCCATGCAATTTTTGCACTATACCTATCATGGAATATGTCCTTGGTGCATTTTGCTTGGTAAGAACACATGATACTGAGACGGAGGATGCAGATTCAAGGATTGGAAGAAGCATTCATGCCTACCATTGTTCTGCTTGGTGTGTTGATGCTAGCTTAATTCCTAAAACTATATGCATCAAGTTCCTGCCAGCTCATCTTGCGGATTATTTTGAGTTGTCTACGATCTCCAGTGCGATTTGCTCTGTGTTACAAATTTCCATATGTGTGCAGCTTGTGAAAAGTACTACAAGCAACGCGTTAGTATTCCTTTTATGTAATGTACTGAAAAATATGTAGGTACTTCAGCTGGGCCTTTTGGTCAGTTGTATGGAGCTTTATTAGAAAACTCTGCCTCTATGTAATTACTGTTGTATAGTTTAAATATTGTGTGCGTATTATCTAGTGCATGTAATATTACTTACTATGAAATATCAAAGATTGCTCTTACGAACGGAGATTTAAGATTGGAAATCTCCACCCGCTGAGTTGCAATAGCCTATGCAAATTACTTTATGTATTTATTTTGTATAAGAAAATATTTTCATAATGTCATGAAAACACATTGAGAATCAGATTCTCTAGACCAAGAACtgcaaaaaggaaaaaagagaacaAAGAAAAAAAACTAACTTAACGGGCCAGGTTAGCCGAGAAGGCCCATCTTAGCCTAGCCTTTTTCCCGCATGCGCAGGCCACTTCGGCCTATTAGCCCAGTCCCAACTTAAGCCCTTTTTGAGGGGAACGTTTGATGATGAGCTGCCAATTTGGACCATTTAACCTAGGCTTCTTTATTTTGACCTAGGTCTGAATTCAAGCAATTAGTAGGCTGCAGTACGTGGGAGTGGTGCTTTGGCACATGGGATCATAtgatccctttattttgaaatgcatcttagatacattttgaaacatcaaaaattttgaaataaaaaattcgcacgtacatcttcacgtgctacacgtccacaaagttgtttcatgaaaattcaACTTGTCTTGTGGtgcgtgtaaaaagacaaaatttggtgctaaaaataaggcttgtCACAataaatttctcttttttacataaaccacaaaaaatatcggttttcctcgaaacttgacgaacgcacatatgtgtggagatgtacatgtagaattttttgtcaaaaattttcaaCAATTCGAAATATACAATtttcttggtagagggagcatatgcacccgagagccaaattgaatttccggcaGTATGGTATATTTTTTCACTCTATGGTCAGCTGTATGGATCCACTGATTTGGGTATCATGTTATTTTTTTGTGTTATAATTCTTTTGCTTGGAGAAAAAAAAATTCTTACATGAAGAGTGTGTATTGTTATCGATATATGACACTAGCAGAGGTTTCAAATTTGTTGCAACTGTTATTTATATTATTTCTACTTATTTGATATTGTTTACTAAAAAAGATTTACCACCGGATTGTAGTCATGCAGCACACTTTGTTAAAGGACATAAACCGATAGACATATGGCTGGAAAATCCTTGTGCCTTTAGCCCGTTTGTGGGAGTTCAAGGATCAGCAGACTGGAACTATTCTATATGAGCTGGACTTCGTTGTTGTTGACCGTGAGGTAATAATATATGGATTTTTCATTTATTATTGTAGTTTAAAATACTTCCATTTCTTGTAGTTTAAGCTGTAGTTTCCTTTTGTGTAGGGCGGGATTATGGAAGGCTATGTACCAAGCAATCGTATTGATCAATTTAAAAGTGAGGTCAAACAGAGATCTGTCTATACTTTTGAGCAATTTGGTCTTTCAGATGCTCGCGGTTTATATAAGGCAGTGGAGCACCAATACAGAATTTGTTTTACTCAGCGCACAAAAATAAAGGAGTTTATTGCCTATCCACCTAATTttctcacaacagcggtatgaaagtgggggcgacaacacatgtgaagcgcagagtcctacctttcagggtgaaaatccaaggtctggccttaactggttgtgcctggcagtgaccttggtggaggcattgttttgagagtggggactatcttcggggtgaaaacctaagatctttgatcgggcgacgacgagtGTTGGAGCACtcgttgtggtgacccggcataccaccgcatggtgtagtatgcaagtccgatacaacaccaatgaaacaccgttccactagtattatatcgctcgagtggtacaacgaaacatatgcgggtccaaggcatgtctatagaattacaacatcgactctttacaaaagatccacacagacctcctactttacaatgaggtgaagccgcaaataaactcccagaagaacgactcgtggtctaatcctactacgaactctatttgtagagtatttaactagctatagaggctaagaatagattctagctaagtaggagctaagtttaggaaactagttcccttctatggctaaactaggttttctccttgatgtatgtggtatctaactcctccgacgaggtctcgtctcttgaagtagttgttgactcctcggccttcgagttgcacttgtagatcctccttcgatgccttcatatctaagcaggggatttaagagtgggatgagtacgagcgtactcaacaagttcattataggaaagaggtgtttaatgcactagctacggcattagaccagaaagtctaatactaatgcaagttttcataaccatttcttcaaaaggttgcttttattcagaagaactatgtccgtcggccttcaccggtttactagaacttcatggagctcctttccggccgcgttcgcgagttccatatcccggaacgaggagtgacgagtcacggttctttacactctgcagaggtgtgttgctttacccataagagatcttaaccttggtgccaaccgggcatatgttcccgtccacacttcctttggtgtgaggcccggtataaggtctagccaatcatgttcctccgctacctcgaacacccaccctttgttgcataccacgaccctgggtcctcgtcggtcctcttataccacttaaggatggaccccgaccacgacaacagtttgggactcgttaaccaaactccttcgccggtagctgcaacccatcatagaccgcaatatcgtggggacttaaggcttccccagcccaccgcttgcacttcgagcgacaagtgtctacggactatgccgtggggacttaaggcttccccgacctacggCTTGCCactgacggatacaagtgtctacggtaaagcgcatccgttgatgaacgagaggtggaaacacttttgactactccgtcccactccggatcttatggttaacacggatattacggcacaagaatcaccggcgacatttgttgtttaatcctagatggatataagcccgtgcaatggaacctccaccatatcaacacaatccatggttccattgcccaccacatagtcatattcatagttatgaaagtagtggttttgatt encodes:
- the LOC124656156 gene encoding deaminated glutathione amidase, chloroplastic/cytosolic-like, giving the protein MAPPVPLRRLCRSAANGRAATPPPTRRGDLTPPRRTAAGRGAPPGRTYPCGRRAERESRGPPAPAPPGPCPATHADDGGGEGEEGELDEGEWRRGPVNPLSGTSMGDLDANYATCSRLTKEAAAAGVKFLCFPEVFSFIGSKDGESVKIAESLDGPIMQRYCSLANDSSMWLSLGGFQEKGPDDSHQYNTHVLIDDSGKVRSSYQKIHLFDVDVPGNMVYKESRFTTAGDTVVAADSPFGRLGLTVCYDLRFPEIYQCLRFKHQAQLLLVPSAFTKVTGEAHWEILLRVRAIETKCYVIAAAQAGKHNEKRESYGDSIIIDPWGVVIARLPDRLSTGFAVADIDLSKVEAVRTKMPISEQRKFDSILKSSSL